In Anaerolineales bacterium, a genomic segment contains:
- a CDS encoding 6-aminohexanoate hydrolase: protein MPPKVWKISQPGAHIFSTFWVCCSKWVLAPWAAGSERLFSIPIARARNYRGNMKNILKSKALVWVGAVFLLVLLAALAYIYLPARGNLPDLAAPDYWPTDGWIMTPAEQQGIDSTLLAGGVRSIREKGIPIDSLMIVRNGYVVLEAYFSPYDGSFPHDLASVTKSVMTTLIGIAVDQGKLQLDQKVISFFPHRSIANLDERKKNLTVLDLVSMRNGMESDCFSGDEATLDTMRATPDWVQAALDRKMVHEPGTYFCYDSPGMHLLSAILQETTGMTALEFAQQNLFGPLGISDVVWLADPQGYTHGWGDLHLKPEDATKLGYLWLHSGTWDGQQIISASWVSNSVKAHSRSVGNEYGYGYGWWVTAFDFYALGRGGQYIHVIPSQNMIVVITAGGSDFNQVLPFLMRVLLGSRAELPANPSGQADLAAALSAVLQGSDIQLSAPLPDITKVISGQTYTCDTNPVGLTSARLEFNDPGVAGFSFRMNNQDVFWPVGLDGKYRLAADGQAQSGFWMDEQTFVLNVFDVGQLTRSLHFDGDNLEVGIPEIGLTIACQDQQP, encoded by the coding sequence ATGCCACCCAAGGTATGGAAGATATCCCAGCCTGGGGCGCATATATTTTCAACTTTTTGGGTGTGTTGTTCGAAGTGGGTTTTGGCGCCTTGGGCGGCTGGCTCGGAGCGCTTATTTTCGATCCCAATCGCAAGAGCAAGAAATTACAGGGGTAACATGAAGAACATCTTGAAATCGAAAGCCTTGGTTTGGGTAGGTGCGGTTTTTCTACTGGTTTTGCTCGCCGCCCTGGCTTATATCTATCTCCCCGCCCGTGGTAACTTACCTGACCTGGCTGCACCGGATTACTGGCCAACCGATGGTTGGATAATGACCCCTGCAGAGCAGCAGGGCATCGACTCTACCTTACTAGCAGGAGGTGTTCGCTCGATTCGGGAAAAGGGCATCCCGATCGACAGCCTGATGATCGTCCGGAATGGCTACGTGGTGCTGGAAGCATATTTTTCACCCTATGACGGCTCATTTCCACACGATCTGGCGTCTGTCACGAAGAGTGTGATGACCACCCTGATTGGTATCGCGGTTGACCAGGGTAAGCTACAGCTTGACCAGAAAGTGATCTCGTTCTTCCCTCACCGGTCGATAGCCAACCTCGATGAGAGGAAAAAGAACTTGACCGTTCTTGATTTGGTAAGTATGCGGAATGGTATGGAATCTGATTGCTTTTCAGGGGACGAGGCGACACTGGATACAATGCGTGCCACTCCAGACTGGGTGCAAGCCGCGCTGGATCGCAAGATGGTCCATGAACCTGGCACCTATTTTTGCTACGATAGCCCGGGCATGCACCTGCTCTCCGCCATACTGCAGGAAACGACAGGCATGACTGCCCTCGAATTTGCGCAACAAAACCTCTTCGGACCGCTCGGCATCAGTGATGTGGTCTGGTTGGCAGACCCGCAAGGGTATACCCACGGATGGGGCGACCTGCATCTGAAACCGGAGGATGCCACCAAACTGGGCTACCTGTGGCTCCACAGCGGCACCTGGGATGGGCAGCAAATCATTTCCGCCTCCTGGGTTTCCAACTCAGTCAAGGCACACAGCCGCTCGGTGGGGAATGAATACGGATATGGCTATGGATGGTGGGTCACCGCGTTCGATTTCTACGCCTTGGGCCGGGGAGGCCAGTACATCCACGTAATCCCCTCCCAAAACATGATCGTGGTCATTACGGCAGGTGGTTCTGATTTCAACCAGGTGTTGCCTTTCTTGATGAGAGTACTCCTTGGCTCACGGGCGGAATTACCCGCCAATCCGTCTGGCCAGGCCGACCTGGCAGCTGCCCTGTCCGCTGTCTTGCAAGGTTCAGATATTCAACTTTCTGCGCCTTTGCCTGATATTACCAAGGTAATTTCAGGCCAGACCTATACATGCGATACTAACCCGGTTGGTCTGACCAGCGCACGCCTTGAATTCAATGATCCTGGTGTAGCCGGGTTCTCCTTCCGAATGAATAACCAGGATGTGTTCTGGCCAGTCGGGCTGGACGGAAAATACAGATTGGCTGCCGATGGACAGGCACAGTCAGGGTTCTGGATGGATGAACAAACCTTTGTCCTGAATGTCTTCGATGTCGGACAGCTCACCCGATCGCTGCACTTTGATGGGGACAACCTGGAGGTCGGCATTCCCGAGATAGGATTGACCATAGCGTGCCAGGATCAACAACCATAG
- the mviN gene encoding murein biosynthesis integral membrane protein MurJ has product MSRFAKSTLIVAVFFGLEKLLGLLHHVLVARQFGLSPALDAFNAANNLPDLLFALISGGALGIALIPVMTETLHKEDRQAAWDLFSRIANLVFLVTAAIAFVLAIFAVPLVQHVVTPGFTIEQQRLVVSIMRLDLLATILFSLAGLVIAGLQSNQHFVLPAIAPSMYDLGMLFGVIILAPEAGYHLGPITLPAFGMGIYGVVYGTIVGAVLFLVIQLPGLLMYKFHWIPSINLHHPAVRKVLNLMGPRVLTVFFIQMLFVARDRIASGLSIGSVTALSYGWLFMQVPETLVGTAIGTVLLPTISEQVAHENMDSFRQSLNRAMRIILALTIPGTALVAVGIRPIVSILGFDAAGTDLVVWVTRAFLVGLMGQSLVEVAARAFYAQQNALVPLGASFLTTLIFVSFGVVFSSMLGAAGIALATGLAFTAEAIFLWWLLSRRFPGVVDVRSTLVRVIPVSIVTGLLVYGLLQLSLPISGIIFAVLAMGLGGLLVLPFVLPELRSLVNM; this is encoded by the coding sequence ATGTCGCGTTTCGCCAAATCGACCCTGATCGTGGCGGTTTTCTTTGGCCTTGAAAAGTTGTTGGGGTTGTTGCATCACGTCCTGGTCGCCCGCCAGTTTGGGCTTTCACCTGCGTTAGACGCCTTCAACGCTGCCAACAATCTGCCCGATTTACTGTTCGCGCTCATCTCAGGTGGAGCGCTTGGCATCGCCCTCATCCCCGTGATGACAGAAACCCTTCACAAAGAGGACCGCCAGGCCGCCTGGGACCTGTTCTCCCGCATCGCCAATCTCGTTTTTCTCGTCACCGCTGCCATCGCATTTGTGCTCGCCATCTTTGCCGTACCTCTGGTTCAGCATGTGGTCACGCCCGGTTTCACCATCGAGCAGCAGCGCCTTGTGGTCAGCATTATGCGCCTCGACCTGCTCGCCACCATCCTGTTCTCATTGGCAGGTCTGGTCATCGCCGGTCTGCAGTCCAACCAGCACTTCGTGCTTCCCGCAATAGCCCCCAGCATGTATGACCTGGGGATGTTGTTCGGGGTGATTATCCTGGCCCCTGAGGCAGGTTACCACCTTGGTCCAATCACCTTGCCCGCCTTCGGAATGGGGATTTATGGTGTTGTTTATGGCACCATCGTTGGGGCAGTCCTCTTCCTGGTTATCCAGCTGCCTGGACTTCTGATGTACAAATTCCACTGGATCCCTTCAATTAATTTGCATCATCCCGCCGTGCGCAAGGTTCTCAACCTGATGGGACCCCGCGTCCTCACCGTATTTTTCATTCAAATGTTGTTCGTCGCCCGGGACAGAATTGCTTCTGGTCTGAGTATTGGGTCGGTCACTGCACTTTCATACGGATGGTTGTTCATGCAGGTTCCAGAGACACTCGTCGGCACCGCCATTGGAACGGTGCTCCTGCCTACCATCTCAGAGCAGGTGGCGCACGAGAATATGGATTCCTTCCGCCAGTCCTTGAATCGCGCCATGCGCATCATCCTGGCCCTCACCATCCCAGGGACTGCCCTGGTAGCTGTGGGAATCCGCCCCATTGTAAGCATCCTGGGGTTCGATGCCGCAGGAACTGACCTGGTCGTCTGGGTGACGCGCGCTTTTCTGGTTGGCCTCATGGGTCAATCCCTGGTCGAAGTGGCTGCTCGGGCTTTTTATGCTCAGCAAAATGCCCTGGTGCCATTGGGCGCTTCCTTCCTCACCACGCTGATCTTCGTGAGCTTCGGGGTAGTCTTTAGCTCCATGTTGGGTGCTGCCGGCATTGCCCTCGCTACCGGATTGGCCTTCACCGCTGAAGCCATTTTCTTATGGTGGCTGCTCAGCCGACGTTTTCCTGGTGTTGTAGACGTACGCAGTACCCTGGTCAGGGTTATACCGGTGTCCATCGTCACTGGTCTGCTGGTATATGGCCTGCTGCAGTTATCCCTACCGATATCCGGGATAATCTTCGCGGTGTTGGCCATGGGTCTGGGTGGTCTGCTGGTTTTGCCATTTGTCCTGCCCGAGCTCAGGTCTTTGGTTAATATGTAG
- a CDS encoding DNA-binding response regulator, translated as MEATEKIKVLIVDDHQVVRQGLRTFLELLDDISVVGEAEDGEEAVEQVRALKPDVVLMDLVMPHMDGITATQQVLGLGLPTKVIALTSFTEDDKVFPAIQAGAASYLLKNVSPDELAEAIRAVYHGEARLHPDITRKLMQQVSQMRSAPQENISNELTEREIEVLRLVATGSNNREIAQKLFISEKTVKTHVSNILGKLNLEQRTQLVIYAIKNKLVDAS; from the coding sequence ATGGAAGCTACTGAAAAGATTAAAGTACTGATTGTCGATGATCACCAGGTGGTGCGCCAGGGACTGCGCACATTCCTTGAGTTGCTCGATGATATCTCCGTTGTAGGTGAAGCGGAGGATGGCGAGGAAGCGGTGGAGCAGGTCCGTGCACTCAAGCCTGATGTGGTGCTGATGGATCTCGTGATGCCACACATGGATGGTATTACCGCAACGCAGCAAGTGCTTGGATTGGGATTGCCCACCAAAGTGATCGCCCTGACCAGCTTCACTGAAGATGATAAGGTCTTCCCGGCCATCCAGGCAGGAGCTGCGAGCTACCTGTTGAAAAATGTCTCTCCAGACGAACTGGCAGAGGCGATCCGGGCTGTATATCATGGAGAGGCGCGCCTGCACCCGGATATCACGCGTAAGCTCATGCAGCAGGTATCTCAAATGCGGAGTGCCCCTCAAGAAAATATCTCAAATGAATTGACTGAGCGAGAAATTGAAGTGTTACGCCTGGTAGCCACGGGTAGTAACAACCGAGAAATTGCACAAAAACTGTTTATTAGCGAAAAAACAGTCAAAACGCATGTCAGCAATATCTTGGGAAAGCTTAATCTGGAGCAACGCACACAACTAGTTATCTATGCCATCAAGAACAAGCTGGTGGATGCATCATAA
- a CDS encoding serine hydrolase, which produces MNKNLKLAIRIALGCAVALVGLFVIINGFIAIRYSPGYAYRELFMDLGTVYDYRVLPERKLIASSDPFQFAVDTSKESLVQQTFQANPAIADLDAFLADTGTQAFLVIQDDTVIYERYFMDLQRDSVVTSFSVAKSFDSALIGAAIQDGFIKSAEDSITDYIPELAKRDPRFSDIQIRHLLMMGSGLQYVDNRFLLPEDDNLTYGFDDLRHLALTEIKVQEQPGGTFLYNNYHPILLGLILERATGMPVTAYLQEKIWTPLGMEFGGSWSLDSEKSGFEKMESGINARAIDFAKFGRLYLNKGNWDGTQVVPADWVAVSTADNGLIKDAPIYYGYMWWGENCNPDSQDFLAMGNFGQYIYVSPDKGLIIVRNAESYGVESDDEAWVVWANAFCQFAKALP; this is translated from the coding sequence ATGAACAAAAATCTCAAGCTTGCCATTCGAATCGCGCTGGGGTGCGCTGTGGCTCTGGTTGGATTGTTTGTGATCATTAATGGCTTCATAGCCATACGCTATTCGCCCGGATATGCCTACCGTGAATTATTTATGGACCTGGGAACTGTCTATGATTACCGGGTGCTACCGGAACGGAAATTAATCGCCAGCTCAGATCCATTCCAGTTTGCAGTGGACACATCCAAAGAATCTCTGGTACAGCAAACTTTTCAAGCTAATCCCGCGATCGCCGACCTGGATGCTTTTCTGGCAGATACCGGCACGCAGGCTTTCCTGGTCATTCAGGATGACACAGTAATTTACGAGCGTTATTTTATGGACCTCCAGCGAGACTCGGTGGTTACCTCCTTCTCGGTAGCCAAGTCGTTCGACTCGGCCCTGATCGGTGCTGCCATCCAGGACGGGTTTATCAAGAGCGCAGAGGATTCCATTACCGATTACATCCCGGAACTGGCGAAACGAGACCCGCGCTTCTCGGATATCCAAATCCGCCATCTGTTGATGATGGGTTCAGGTTTGCAATATGTAGATAATCGCTTCCTGCTACCCGAAGACGACAATCTCACCTATGGCTTTGATGATCTACGCCACCTGGCTCTGACAGAAATAAAAGTGCAGGAGCAACCCGGGGGAACGTTCTTATACAACAATTACCATCCCATCCTGCTGGGCTTGATCCTGGAGCGCGCCACCGGTATGCCGGTGACGGCGTATTTACAGGAAAAAATCTGGACTCCACTTGGGATGGAGTTCGGTGGATCGTGGAGCCTCGACTCAGAAAAAAGTGGCTTTGAGAAAATGGAGAGCGGGATCAACGCCCGCGCCATCGATTTTGCCAAATTCGGGCGTTTGTATCTGAATAAAGGCAATTGGGATGGAACACAAGTGGTACCTGCTGACTGGGTAGCAGTTTCCACGGCTGACAATGGCCTGATCAAGGATGCCCCGATCTATTATGGGTATATGTGGTGGGGAGAGAACTGTAATCCCGACAGCCAGGATTTCCTTGCAATGGGGAACTTTGGTCAATATATCTATGTATCTCCTGATAAAGGGCTAATCATCGTCAGGAATGCCGAAAGCTATGGCGTTGAATCGGATGATGAAGCCTGGGTAGTTTGGGCGAATGCATTCTGCCAGTTTGCTAAAGCACTTCCATGA
- a CDS encoding IS481 family transposase — protein MPWKEITTMSARTEFIEDAKSDDANISQLCRQYGISRKTGYKWLKREQKFGLAGLVDKSRRPHHSPNRTAAMIESQVLEVRKKHRAWGGRKIRKILQNKGYNHVPTASTITAILHRHQQIDPEESQKHQPIQRFEKELPNELWQMDFKGYFALEEGGYCHPLTVLDDHSRFLVGLKACPNKTIETVQAQLTSIFQRFGLPERMLMDNGSAWGFDREARHTLLTAWLIRLGIAISHGRPYHPQTQGKEERLNRTLTVEVLQQNQFNTLQDSQEAFDEWWQIYNYIRPHEALELLPPASRYIPSSRPFPTILPPITYQEDDIIRKVDLVGKIYFHGSTYRISAAFRHQPVALRPTNIDGQFSVFFCKQKVAQIDLHHDNC, from the coding sequence ATGCCCTGGAAGGAAATAACAACCATGTCAGCAAGGACAGAGTTCATTGAGGATGCAAAAAGTGATGATGCCAATATATCTCAGCTCTGTAGACAGTATGGGATCAGTCGCAAGACTGGCTACAAGTGGCTAAAACGAGAGCAAAAATTCGGTCTAGCAGGGTTGGTTGACAAGTCGCGTCGACCACATCATAGTCCAAATCGAACAGCGGCAATGATCGAAAGCCAGGTTCTGGAGGTAAGAAAAAAGCACCGAGCGTGGGGAGGCCGTAAGATTCGGAAGATCTTACAAAACAAGGGTTACAACCATGTTCCCACTGCAAGCACGATCACTGCCATCCTGCACCGCCATCAACAAATCGATCCAGAAGAGTCACAGAAGCATCAACCCATACAGCGCTTTGAGAAGGAGCTTCCGAATGAATTATGGCAGATGGATTTCAAAGGTTATTTTGCCTTAGAAGAAGGTGGGTACTGTCATCCTCTGACTGTGCTGGACGATCATTCTCGTTTTCTGGTGGGTTTGAAAGCCTGCCCAAACAAGACGATTGAGACGGTTCAAGCCCAGTTGACTTCCATTTTTCAACGTTTCGGCCTGCCCGAACGAATGCTAATGGATAATGGATCGGCCTGGGGTTTTGATCGTGAAGCCCGCCATACTCTCCTAACGGCATGGCTCATCCGGCTGGGTATCGCGATCTCGCATGGACGTCCATATCACCCGCAAACCCAAGGTAAAGAGGAACGATTGAACCGTACTCTCACAGTAGAAGTGCTACAGCAAAACCAGTTCAATACTTTACAGGATAGCCAGGAAGCTTTTGATGAATGGTGGCAAATTTACAACTATATTCGACCTCATGAAGCCCTTGAGTTACTTCCACCTGCTTCCCGGTATATCCCTTCATCGCGTCCTTTTCCGACCATATTGCCTCCCATTACTTACCAGGAAGATGACATTATCCGTAAGGTCGACTTGGTCGGAAAGATTTATTTCCATGGCAGCACGTATCGCATCAGTGCTGCTTTCCGTCATCAACCGGTTGCTTTAAGACCTACCAATATTGATGGACAATTCAGTGTCTTTTTTTGCAAACAAAAAGTTGCTCAAATCGATCTTCACCATGATAATTGTTAA
- a CDS encoding peptidase S8, giving the protein MIRNYLYSFLALLTIFSVSFAGAAVPASAAAWRTKVDPWVLQTAASADTEFLVYLTIQADLSTAHDLPTRLEKGRYVFQALTATANRTQAPLITYLENLGLEYKPFWIANMIWVRGNLSAIQLLASRLDVAHLFANPSVTLDAPVESASSSFEPQSVEWNISKVNVPAVWALGYNGQGVVIGGQDTGYAWSHSAIENQYRGWDGAQADHNYNWYDATADHSPTPIDPYGHGTHTMGIMLGDDGAGNQIGMAPGARWIGCRNMDASGTGSPATYSTCYQWFVAPTDLNGENPRPDLAPDVINNSWGCPPSEGCTDPAVILTVVRNLVAAGIVTTHSAGNSGSSPPSGCGTVNTPAAIYDESFTVGATNSSDTIASFSSIGPVTVDGSHRPKPDISAPGVNVRSCIPGGGYGWKSGTSMAAPHVAGLVALLISASPNLRGQVDEIESIIDQSAYHISWAGCDSSGVPNNAYGWGRIDALAALQFLHTLVLGKVASESSVMPGDLIPTL; this is encoded by the coding sequence ATGATTCGTAACTACCTTTATAGTTTCCTGGCGCTTCTAACCATCTTTTCAGTCTCATTTGCCGGTGCAGCCGTTCCTGCCAGTGCAGCCGCCTGGCGCACTAAAGTTGATCCATGGGTTCTGCAGACTGCTGCAAGCGCTGATACTGAATTCCTGGTCTATCTGACCATCCAGGCTGATCTCAGCACTGCCCATGATTTGCCCACCAGGCTGGAGAAGGGCAGGTACGTCTTCCAGGCCCTTACCGCTACCGCGAACCGAACCCAGGCACCCCTGATTACCTACCTCGAAAATCTGGGTCTGGAATACAAGCCATTCTGGATTGCCAATATGATCTGGGTGCGCGGCAATTTGTCTGCGATTCAGCTGCTGGCCTCTCGCCTCGATGTAGCCCACCTGTTTGCTAACCCCTCCGTCACCCTGGATGCACCAGTCGAGTCTGCTTCCTCTAGTTTTGAGCCACAATCCGTCGAGTGGAACATCAGCAAGGTGAACGTCCCAGCAGTCTGGGCACTGGGCTATAACGGCCAGGGGGTCGTCATCGGCGGGCAGGATACCGGCTATGCCTGGAGCCATTCTGCAATAGAAAACCAGTATCGCGGCTGGGATGGTGCACAGGCTGACCATAACTACAACTGGTATGACGCCACTGCTGACCATTCTCCCACCCCTATCGACCCTTACGGTCATGGTACCCATACCATGGGAATCATGCTCGGTGATGATGGTGCTGGCAACCAGATCGGCATGGCCCCAGGTGCCCGCTGGATCGGTTGCCGCAACATGGATGCGAGCGGCACTGGCTCGCCGGCTACCTATTCAACTTGCTACCAGTGGTTTGTCGCCCCCACCGACCTGAACGGCGAGAATCCCCGCCCCGACCTGGCTCCTGATGTGATTAATAATTCTTGGGGATGTCCACCCAGCGAGGGCTGCACCGATCCCGCTGTGATATTAACTGTGGTCCGAAACCTGGTGGCAGCTGGCATCGTTACTACCCATTCCGCTGGAAATTCGGGTTCATCCCCTCCGTCTGGTTGTGGAACGGTGAATACCCCCGCTGCGATTTACGACGAATCCTTCACCGTCGGGGCGACCAACAGCTCCGATACCATCGCCAGTTTCAGCAGCATAGGCCCAGTTACTGTGGATGGCAGCCACCGCCCCAAGCCTGATATTTCTGCTCCAGGAGTGAATGTTCGCTCGTGCATTCCCGGTGGAGGTTATGGGTGGAAGAGCGGCACCAGTATGGCTGCGCCGCATGTGGCTGGCCTGGTTGCCTTGCTCATCTCCGCCAGCCCCAACCTGCGTGGTCAGGTGGATGAAATTGAATCGATTATTGACCAGTCTGCCTATCATATCTCCTGGGCTGGTTGTGATAGCAGTGGCGTGCCGAACAATGCCTATGGTTGGGGGCGCATCGACGCCCTGGCTGCGCTACAATTTCTCCACACGCTGGTATTGGGGAAAGTCGCTTCTGAATCTTCTGTGATGCCCGGTGATCTGATACCTACACTCTGA
- a CDS encoding diversity-generating retroelement protein bAvd family protein, with translation MRDFHKLKVWERAHKLTLWVYEITNSFPKEEIYSLTSQMRRAAASIPTNIAEGCGRDSKAETIQFFIIASGSASELEYQILLAHDLHYIDDRIYDELGNEPGEIRRMIAGYVKRLKADTQ, from the coding sequence ATGAGAGATTTTCATAAGCTGAAAGTCTGGGAAAGAGCTCATAAACTGACGCTATGGGTATATGAGATCACCAATAGCTTTCCGAAGGAAGAGATCTATAGCCTGACCAGCCAGATGCGAAGAGCAGCAGCATCGATCCCGACGAATATTGCTGAAGGTTGCGGCAGAGACAGTAAAGCTGAGACGATCCAATTCTTCATCATTGCATCAGGGTCTGCGAGTGAGCTAGAATATCAGATCTTGCTGGCGCATGACCTTCACTATATTGATGACAGAATTTATGATGAGCTCGGTAATGAGCCTGGGGAAATCCGGCGCATGATCGCCGGGTATGTTAAAAGACTCAAAGCGGATACACAATAA
- a CDS encoding methylmalonyl-CoA mutase, translating to MYDKAKLDELNKALQDWEQGDLQDALSTMPERQATFITTSSEPVERLYTPLDLPDFDYLDELGFPGEYPYTRGVHPTLHRGRLWTMRMFAGFGTAEETNQRFKYLLAQGQTGLSIAYDLPTLMGYDSDVPEALGEFGKCGVAVSSLKDMEILLEGIPLDKVSTSMTINSPAAIIWAMYIAAAEKQGVQPGCLRGTTQNDILKEYIAQKEYIFPPEPSMRLVVDTIEFGTTTVPQWNTISISGYHIREAGSTAAQELAFTLADGMEYVRWALQRGLDVDSFAPRLSFFFNAHNDFFEEIAKYRAARRIWAHEMRHTFGARQERSWLMRFHTQTAGVSLTAQQPEINIVRVAIQALAAVLGGTQSLHTNSMDEALALPSQHAATIALRTQQVIAEESGVANTVDPLAGSYYLEAATRRIEAQAYDYFRRIGELGGVLPAIDKGFFQSEISDAAYRYQCEIDDNTRRIVGVNAYAEDKPLTIPLLEMDPAGYARQVERLAQVRRERDAGRVGQALDNLRRACHGTQNTMPFILDAVRAYATLSEIIAVMKAEFGTYQEPTWI from the coding sequence ATGTATGATAAAGCTAAACTAGACGAGCTGAACAAAGCCCTCCAAGATTGGGAACAGGGCGACCTTCAGGATGCGCTTTCCACCATGCCCGAGCGCCAGGCGACTTTCATCACCACATCGTCTGAGCCCGTCGAGCGCCTGTATACCCCGCTCGACCTGCCAGACTTCGACTACCTGGATGAGCTGGGCTTCCCCGGCGAGTACCCCTATACGCGCGGCGTTCACCCGACCCTGCACCGCGGTCGCCTGTGGACCATGCGTATGTTTGCCGGCTTTGGTACGGCTGAAGAGACCAACCAGCGATTTAAATACCTGCTCGCCCAGGGGCAGACTGGGCTATCCATCGCCTATGACCTGCCCACCCTGATGGGCTATGATAGCGATGTCCCCGAAGCCTTGGGCGAGTTCGGCAAGTGTGGCGTCGCTGTCTCCTCCCTCAAGGATATGGAGATCCTGCTGGAAGGCATCCCGCTCGACAAGGTCTCCACCAGCATGACCATTAACTCACCCGCAGCCATCATCTGGGCCATGTACATCGCTGCCGCTGAGAAGCAGGGTGTGCAGCCCGGCTGCCTGCGCGGCACCACCCAGAATGACATCCTCAAGGAATACATCGCCCAGAAGGAATACATCTTTCCTCCCGAGCCTTCCATGCGCCTGGTGGTCGATACCATCGAGTTTGGCACCACTACCGTGCCGCAGTGGAACACCATTAGCATCTCCGGTTACCACATCCGTGAGGCAGGCTCGACTGCTGCACAGGAATTGGCCTTCACTCTGGCTGATGGTATGGAGTACGTCCGCTGGGCACTCCAGCGCGGGCTCGACGTAGACAGCTTCGCCCCGCGCCTGTCGTTCTTCTTCAACGCCCACAATGACTTCTTTGAAGAGATCGCCAAGTATCGCGCAGCCCGGCGCATTTGGGCCCACGAGATGCGCCACACCTTTGGCGCCAGGCAGGAGCGCTCGTGGTTGATGCGCTTCCATACCCAAACCGCCGGCGTTTCCCTCACCGCCCAACAACCTGAGATCAATATCGTACGCGTGGCTATCCAGGCCCTGGCTGCTGTGTTGGGTGGCACCCAGAGCCTGCACACCAACAGCATGGACGAGGCCCTGGCCTTGCCGTCACAGCATGCCGCCACCATTGCCCTGCGCACCCAGCAGGTCATTGCCGAGGAATCGGGCGTAGCCAACACTGTCGACCCGCTGGCCGGCTCATATTACCTGGAGGCTGCCACCCGGCGCATCGAAGCCCAGGCTTATGACTACTTCAGGCGTATTGGCGAGCTGGGCGGCGTGCTCCCTGCCATCGACAAGGGCTTCTTCCAGAGCGAGATCTCCGATGCCGCCTACCGCTACCAGTGTGAGATTGACGATAACACCCGGCGCATCGTGGGTGTGAACGCTTACGCCGAAGACAAGCCGCTCACCATCCCCCTGCTGGAGATGGACCCTGCCGGCTATGCCCGCCAGGTGGAGCGCCTGGCCCAGGTGCGTCGCGAGCGCGACGCTGGGCGGGTTGGGCAAGCCCTCGATAACCTGCGCCGGGCATGTCACGGCACCCAAAACACCATGCCCTTCATCCTGGATGCGGTGCGTGCCTATGCTACCCTATCGGAGATCATCGCTGTGATGAAAGCTGAATTCGGAACCTACCAGGAACCCACCTGGATCTGA